AGCCAGCGACGTATCCGGTCAGCAACTTTGTCGTCGAAGCGTTAACTTCCTCTGCCGCCGCTAGCGCTGCAGCGAATACGGGGGATGTCGGGTGAATAACAATAGACTCAAACGTATCATCGTAGTCGATGGCGTGACCGAACGCGCCATTTGCAAGTGCTGCAGCAGGCGCAGACTTCGCGTCGCGGTGAAACACCGTTGCGTCACCGTCTCCGTACTGTGTATCAATGTAGTTGTAGATCGTGTCGCCAACCTCGTGGTGGGAGCCGTATAGTGCAACGCCAATATAATCTCGAATTGCGGTCTTTGCGTGCTCAGTCGCTTCCGACGGAATATCGTCATACGTAATCGTCTCTACGTATTCAGCTAGCTCTTGGGTTTCTCCCATATATAGTATGATTTGGATGGGGGGACTTAGATATTGCGGTAAGATTACCACCAGGATGGTCGCTGAACCGAGTGCCCGAATTCAGAATGGGTGCTGCCGAGAGCCACCCATTCAGGCTTCCTGATCTTTGCATTGGCACGTTCGTCTATAACGAACAACGTTTGCTTTTGTTGAGGTCAGTAATTGGGCACCTATCATTTACATTAGTACTGTTGTAAGTTAATTCTTATATATCTTATATTCTATTCTATAATCTAGATACGCTAGGGTTGGTTTACAAAAGTACATTTGTATAGAAGTCGGGTTCTGGGGTAGCACTACACGTTAACAGTGGATACTCCCTGCACGATAGTTGAGAGCGTGTGTTCGTTCGTTACGAACGAATCAAGAGGTGCTTTCGGTGCGAACGGTTACGACTGTCGACTCAACGTTCAACAACAGTGACTGGGTAATACTCCCAAAAACCGCCTTGCCAATCGGAGAGCGTTTCCGACCGCCGACGACAAGATATCGTGCTTCGGTCTCCTCAGTGTAGTTCTGGATCTCTCCTGCTGGCGAGCCAATCCGACCGACGGGTGTAAACTCCTTTGTTTCTAACGACGCGATGTCTGCCGCGATATCCCGAGCAACCTCGAGAGTAGGACGCGAACCAGGTTCGTCTGCCGCCGCTCCCTCCTCAAGGCTGTCTCGATCCAGTACGTGAATGACGTGCAGTTCATCATTAAACGCGTCTGCGAGAGCTGCTCCTTCCGCAATCACTCGACGGTCGCGTTCTGTGTCTTCTACAGCGGTAACAATCGTCATCACCAATTATATCTCATCCGTCCCTAAAAAGCCTACTGCCATTCAAGAGTACTCAATCTTGATTTCGAGTTCGTTCGCCGTTCCAAGGAGAGTGTTCGGGAGTTCCTCCTGAAACCAGTCTTTCTCCATCCGGTGGCGGGGGCCAGAGACGCTGAATGCCCCGACCACTTCTCCGTTTGCGACGACCGGGACAGCGATTGCCCAGAGTCCAGATATTGACTCTTGTTTGTTGATGCTATAGCCGCGCTCGCGAGTTGCCTCCAGTTCGTCAAACAGTTCATCGGTATCTGTAATTGTCTGATCGGTCTCCTGAGGAAGTCCCCACCGGTCGATAATCTTCTCGATGCGCTCCCGGTCCATTCGGGAGAGAATTGCTTTTCCGCCTGCACTAGAGTGGAGATAGCGAAGTTCGCCACTCTGTCGATTTGCCTGTACGGCTCGCTCCCCAGCAGCGGTATATAGGTAGATTGCCCGCCCATGTTCTTCGATAAAAAACTGTGCGCGCTCGTTAGTGGTTTCCGCGAGCTGCTCGACCATCTGTTTGGCCAGGCCGCTCCACTCACGTCGCTGTCTCGCGTACTCACCGATCGTCAGGAACTTCAAACCGACGTGGTACTCCCCGTTCTCTTTGATTACGTATCCATTGTTGTATAGCGTCGACAACTGTTGGTGGACCGTGCTCTTCGCGAGATCGAGTTCTGTAGCGATTTCGGTTACTTGAGCACCGTCCTGCTTCATGAGGACGTCCACTATCTGAAACATATTTGTGATAGTTCTAATCTCCCGCGACGGCGTTTGTTCGTTCATAACGAACCGTAGTGGCTGGACACTCTTGAAGGTTATTCTGTTTGCGGTCACATTGGATCGAATACTATTGAGTTGGAAACTGAATCGACAAAAAGCGAGCTTTATGACTGACACGCAATGTCGGTGAATCCGAACTACCGAAGGAATACGAGTAATACAGCGCCGATTAGGATAATTCCGGCAATTGAGAGAAACGCTGCCACAAACCCCGCATCATCGGAGATGTACCCAACGATTGCTGGGGAGAGTGCCCCGACACCGGTCATACCCGTCCTGATCATCCCAAATGCACTGCCGCCGACGTTTTCGGGAATGACGTCCATCAGATAGGAGTCGCGGACAGGGCGAAACCCGTGGAATCCGATCCCTGCAAGTACCGTTATCGCCACCAGCGTGAGAAGGGAGTCAACGATGATTAGAGAGAGAATTGCCACGAACATCAGCGCAAATAGTGCGAACGCGACGGAGATGCTGTCCCGTCGGTCGCTGATGTCGCCGGTCGCAGTCTGACTAATGCTCGCAATAAAGAGTATGCTATAGAGTATACTGGCGACACCACTCGACACCCCCTTCTCTGAGGTCAGGAATAGTGGAAAAAATGCAGACAGTGCATTCCATGAGAAGGTGAACGCCATTGCTACCGCCACGAAAATGAGTAGTCGACGATTTCTGAACACCGTTCGAAAAGTCTTGAAGATTGACTCGTTTGAGTCGGTTGACGATTCCTCGTCGGTTATAACGCCGCTGGTTCGAAGTTCAGAATCCCGTCGTACAGTCACGTAAAACAACCACCCTAATACCAATGAGACGACTGCCCCGAGCACGAAGACGTTTTGCCACACAAAGAAGCTCATCAGCGCGACAACGGCTAACGGTGCTAACATTCCGCCAAACTGGCCGACCGTATCCATAAATCCTAGCGCAAGTCCGGTCCGTTCTTTATATCGCTTCGAGAGCAATGGAATTGCGACGGTCTTGTGAGGGCCCGTTCCGAGACCGATCAATACGGCACCAGCGAGTATCAAGAGAAACGATTGGCCTGTCGCGACGAGTGCCGCTGCACCGGAAAAGACCACTGCCCCGCCGATGATGACACGTGGCTCGCCAATCCGGTCGCCAAGAACGCCGGCTGGAAACTGCATGCATGCGTATCCGATCATCAGTGCTGTGAACAACATACCGGTTTCCGTGTTCGAAACACCATACGTCTCTTGAAAAGTCTCGAACAGCGGCGGAAAGACAAACCGAAGAAACTGGACCATGAACCAGAGCAGCGAAACGATTACCACGACGTTGTAGACCCGAGCAGTGTCCACTACTGCCGAGAGTCTCTTTTCCATTGCGTGATATCTGCCAGATATTGTAATGATGGTTGTGGATCCGGATACATCCTCCGTTATCAGATTTGGCCATTTTAATATTGAAGACGCAACATCGAACCGCCACCGCCAGAGGTATACTCTAGCAGTATGTATCCGCACCTGTTGATGAACCTCGAGTTAACCGACAGAACAGCAATCGTCGCAGCATCGAGTAGCGGACTCGGATACGCATCTGCACGTCGTCTCCTCGAGGAGGGAGCGAATGTTGCAATCTGCTCGCGGTCGAGTGACCGGGTCGAGTCTGCGGCAGAACAACTAGCCGACGAAACTAACGTCAGTTCGAATCGAATTTTGCCAGCGGTGTGTGATATCACTGAACGGGATGATATCGAGGACTTCGTCGAAACGACAGTCGAGACGTTCGGTTCGCTGGATATCCAGGTGAACAATCATGGCGGTCCACCAGCCGTAACCTTCGACGAGGCGACCGAAGAGCAGTGGGAAAAGTCACACGAGGGGGTGATCTCGAGCAACCGCTGGATGGCGCAAGCGGCGTTACCCTATCTTCAGAAGAGCAACATTGGTTCGCTCCTTGTTGTCACCAGTGCGTCTGCTCGTGAGTCTCCAAAAAATCATGCGATCTCGAACGTATACCGCCTTGGCCTCTATGGGTTAGTAAAGACAATTTCACGCGAGTATGGTCCCGAAGTACGAGCAAACGCGATTACACCTCGGTTTGTGATGACAGATCGGATCGAGTACAAAATCAAGCGACGGGCCGACCACCGGGAAATTTCCGAGGAAGAGGCACTACAGAGTCGCGTCGAGGAAGTCTCGCTTGACCGACCTGGTGATCCTGAAGAGTTTGCGGACGCTGTCGCATATCTTGCCTCCCCGCGCGCGAGTTACGTGACCGGTGAGATTCTGAGCGTCGATGGGGGCTGGAGCCGGTTCGTGCTGTAGCATCCCAAACCGATATTTATATTACGGGCACTGTTCAGTATCCACATGCACTATGGAAGTCACCGATATTGAGACAGCCGTACTTGGTAGTGCTGTCGACGCTGCGTCGCTTCCTGCGCAGGTCGGCGCACGGGAACTCGAGATTAGCTCCGTCGTTGTGAGAATTCACACCGACGAGGGAATCACCGGTCTAGGTGAATCGTTTTACCGATCGGAGGAAAACAACCACTTCCTCGCGGAGTCTATCGAAGCAATGGGTCGGCATGTCATTGGGAAAGATCCCCGTGACATCAAGGCAATCTGGCACGAACTCTATCTGCACGTCAAACGCGCCGGTGCCTACGGTGCATTAAGTGCGATCGACGAGGCACTGTGGGATATTGCCGGCAAGAACGCCGGTCTTCCCGTCTACCAGTTGCTCGGCGGCCAGACCAGTGAAGTCAACGCGTACGCAACGTTCCCTGCTGATAAGACAGCGGACGAACTGACCGAATACGCTGAGTGGCTCTCGGCCAAAGGGTTCGAAGCGATGAAGATCGGTGCTGGGTTCGGAATTGAGGAGGATCGAAACCGAATCAAGACGATCATGGATGAGATCCCGGATGATTTCGGACTGGCAATCGATGCGAACACATCCTACAACGTTACGGATGCACGCGCCGTTGCAGAGACCGGGAGCGAATACGAGATTGAGTGGTTTGAAGAACCCATAGCACATACAGACATTCAAGGGCAGGCGGAGCTAAACAAGTCCGTCGAAGTACCCATCTCGGGATATCAGACACACACTCCCCACTATCCCGCTCTTGACCACCTGAAAGCCAACGCCCTTGACATCTATCAGCCGTCACTCGACTATGTTGGCGGAATCACCGGTGCGACACGTGTTGCCTCGCTTGTCGAAGCGTTCAACAAAGAAATGGTCCCCCACGCGCTTGGACCGGCAATCAATTACGCCGCGAGCCTTCACGTTGCGGCGGCGAGCCGCCAGTGTGAACTTATTGAGTTTGCAGTTCTCGACGACGATGTCGACGATCCTGGACGCTACATTGCCGGCCCATACGTTGAAAATCAGGACGCGATTACGTGCAGGATGGTGGACGAATCGATCCACCGAGTGAACCGGGCCTCGGCGTAACTATCGACGAAGACACCTTCGAGGAGTACCGCATCGACTAACGGCTGCCACCTTTTACTCCTGTTTCTTTCGTCGGGTTAACTGAAACTGCACTGGCTATTGTTGTGCGATTATGGGAGCTGGTTTATTGTCCAACTAATATTTACAAATATAGAAAAATAAAATATTTTATACTTATTATCAATATTTAAGTGGCATACATCTGTGATCATATAAATAGTTAATTATAAATGCGTGTTCTTCTAACCATGTATTGAGTTATGAAGCCACAGGGACGCCGAGACTTCATGAAAGTTGCAACTGGTAGCGTAATCGGATCTTCGTTGCTCGCAGGGTGTTTAGGAGACAACGGTGCTGGAGACTACCCCCCCTCGACAATGACCTTCGTTAACGCGTATTCCGAAGGAGGCGGTGTGGACACCAATATGAGAGAAATCCAGCCATACCTGGAGGAGGAACTCGACACCAATTTCGATATCGAGTACCGCGACGGTGCCGGGACCCGTGTCGCCGCAAATACCGTCGCTCAAGAACCCGAACTGCACTCGATCGGCGGAACCCTCTCGCCGGCAACACCTGCTGCAGTCGCGATTGATGAATACGAGGGTGATGAACTGGAATTTACACTGGATGATATCCGTCCAGTCGGCACGATTTCAGAAGAGGCAGCGGTCATTCGTGTCCGGGAAGATGAAGATCGATTCACAACGATCGAAGAACTTGTTGAGTATGGCGAAGATAATCCCGGTGAACTTACTGTCGGCTCTTCTGGACCGACTAATCGAAATGTGCTCTCAGTCATTCAGCTAATGGAAGAGACTGATGCTGAATTCCAGATTGTTCCGTACGACGGCGGTGGTCCGACTGAGACGGCTCTCCTTCAGGAGGAAATTGATGTCGCTGCTCGATCCGTCTATAATAGCGCGGACGTCAATGATGAGACATTGTGTCTCACAATTTACGCCGAGGAGAACCCCGAACCGGACCTTACGGACGATGCTCCGCCAGTCAACGATGCGCTTGGTACGGACATCGATTATGATCCCTCCAACGGGATCCAGTTCTACTTCGTATCCGCAGACGCTGCTGATGAGTATCCCGACCGGTTCGATACGGTTGTTGATGCACTTGAAGCCGCTATGCAGAATGATGAGTACATTGAAGACCTAGAAGAGATCGGTGAGGAAGACAAGGTCTTCCACAACGGTCCGGATGAGACAGAAGAGATTCTGGAAAATGCATATGAAACATACGTCGAATTTGCACCGATGTTCGACGAATATGTGCAGTAATGATTTGGAACTCTGATCGTATCGTTTACCCCTCGTTTCCGAATCAACTCCGTGTATTGGATTTCGAAGGCTTAAACAGCACGGGTGACAGGAAGATATGGCGATGACTCAATCAGAGGAAGATGAAGCGGCTGAGGAGGAGTCTGCACCATCGACAGCGTTCGTTGCACTTGTTCGACTGGCCTTTCCGACTGCAGTACTGCTTCTGGCAGTGCTCTACGTTGAGAACACCTATGGACGGATCGGTACTGATAACCTCTACTACCCATACTTCATCGTCGCGATGATATTCCTGTTTGTTATCTCAGTATACGTTAGCGAAATCAAACATCTCTATAATCACGGCGCGGAGGACGAATTCATCGAGAGTCTTAAGAAATCTTATTCAGAGTGGAAACGTTCCATTGGCTTCGTCATTGCTGGCGCCGCGTATTTATCGATGATCAACGTACTCGGATTCTTCATCTCCTCGTTCCTGGGGATGATTGTAATCATGCTGATCGGTGGTCTTCGTGACCCGAAAATGATCGTCGGGGGTACCATTACGACGCTAGTGCTCGTATATGTACTATTCATAACCATTATGGGAATGAATCCACCAGAAGGTATGTTGATATGAGGAAAGCAACCTATCCACAGTACTACTTCGACTGAACAATGCAACAACAAGAAAATCACCCTATCAAGATTGACGGTGAGTCACAATGGCAATAGAGCACATCCCAGAGGCATTAGGCGTGCTGTTGACGGTCGAGAATATCGCGTTCATCTGTATCGGTGTGATGTTTGGAATGTTGGCCGGGTCCATCCCTGGATTTACTGGGACAAATACGGTCGCGATCGCGCTGCCGTTTACACTCGGAATGACCGCCGAAATTGCGCTGGTGTTCCTAGCAGCGATCTATATTGGAGCAAGCTATGGTGGTGCGATTCCGGCTGTTCTGATCAACACGCCAGGTACGGCTGGTGCGACCGCGACGGTGCTTGACGCTTACCCAATGTCCCAGAAAGGACAGGCATCGAAAGCTCTCGGAATATCGATCTTGGCTAGTGTCATCGGTGGATTCTTTGCCGCCTTCATTGTCCTCCTACTCTTGGGTCCGATCGGTGACTTCGCGTTCATGTTCACGAACCGTGAAATTTTCGTCCTCGGATTATTTGGGCTCGCAGCCGTTGCCGTAGCGATCGGGGACAACTTCAGAAAAGGGTTAGTCTCCGGTTTCGCGGGACTATTGATCGCCGCGATGCCTGTTGACCCGACGACAGGACAGCGACGACTCGATTTCGGGTTCTTCGAACTGTATGATGAAGTTCCATTCGTTCCGGTTGTCGTTGGACTGTTCGCAATTTCCGAGCTATTCTATCTCATCAACAAGAAAGCAATCAGCGAAGATACGGAACTCGATACCTCGTATGGACAGATTATTGATGGGTTTAAATACGTGATTTCGAAGCCTATTGACCTCGCACGAGCGATGATCATCGGCCTCAGTATCGGATCAATGCCGGGTGCCGGGACTTCCGTAGCTAATTTCGTCAGCTGGGGGACGGCGAAGTCAATGTCCGATAAACCTGAACAGTTTGGTGAGGGTAATCCCGAAGGTGTGATCGCCTCAGAGGGTTCTAACAGCGCAGTCACGGCCGGGTCGCTCGTTCCCACGATCGCTCTTGGTATCCCTGGAAGTGGGACGACTGCAGTTATGCTCGCTGCCCTCCTCCTTCACGGTGTACGACCCGGGCCTGAGTTCATGCAGGACTTCGCGCTTGAGGCTAATATTATCATCCTCTCGCTGTTCATTGCGAATATAGTCTTGCTTATATTTGCATTCGCCGTCTCGAAGTATCTTGTTCGGATCGTCACGATGCCTGCGAACGTTATTGTGCCAGCGATACTGGTACTCACTGTTATCGGGGCATATGCAATGCGTAGTAGTGTTTTCGACATTTGGCTAATGTTCCTCTTCGGAATCATCGGGTTCGTAATGCGTGAGAACAACTACTCGCTCATCCCGTTAATCCTGGGTGTCATTCTCGGTCCGATCATTGAGGGTGCTTTCCTCCGCAGCATGTTGGTCAGTGGCAACGATCCAACGTACTTCTTCGGCAGCGGGCTTGCGATCGCACTCTGGATCGCGCTTGTACTGACCTTCGTGAGCAGACCGCTGTACAACATTGTTCGAGGCATTGTTGAATCTCGAACCAATCTACTCAACTGACTTCTGATGCTCTCAGCTAAAATCATCAATATTTATTATAGGGAGACTAGTACTGGTCTTAGGAAAATCTAATAGTACTCAGATAAAAGTGGACAATGACAAATAATATAGAAACTCAGATCGCGGTAAACGCGTTCACCGGAGTGTTCCTGCTTTTAGCTGGAATAGCGACTTTTTTTATGGAGGAAAACATAGTAGCAGCATCGATTATCGTCCTTGTTGCAATCTTTTTCCTTACGCGTGCATTTGCCCAGCGACGAATGATATCAGAATGAGTAATCTAACCGAAAAGGACGGTTAGATAAATTCGCTAAAGCGATTATATATCGGTAGCTACTTTTCCTCGTATGTAGAATATTTATGTGATGAAGAATAGGAAAGGGAGTGCAGGGATGTTATCGTTCGAAGTTGGTATGTATATACCGATACCGATGAATTTGATATTTAAATAAAACTTCTAGAAAATAATGTTCGGACTGAGACGTCAAGAGCTACTTTTCGCAGCGATCATTTCATCTGTACATGCCGTTCAACATATCTTCTACCGCCTTGTCCCTCCCCTGATACCTGTTCTTGCCGTTGATATTGATGCACCGCTTTGGCAGCTCGGTCTGCTTGTAAGTATCTACATGTTCGTTGGAGGTCTCTTTCAGGCCCCATTCGGTATCCTTGCAGACCGCGTTAATCGACAATACATTGCTAGCGCTTCGATCAGTGCAATGGCGACCGGATACGTAATTTTCTCACTCTCACCGATATTTGGGGCAAGTCTCCCCCCGATCGAATTGTTTGGCGACGTGTTTACCGGTCCATTTCAACTCATGGCGCTAGCAATGATTGTCGCCGGAATCGGATACAGTGGAATCCATCCAGTCGGCTATCCATTAATCACAGCTAATGTCTCGTCGGATAGCAAAGGAAAAGTACTTGGAATGTGGGGAAGTGCGTCCAAAATTGGTGACGCTCTCGCTCCAATCCTTATTGGTGTATTTATTTTATTGTTTTCCTGGGAATTAATTCTCCTGAGTATTGCTGTGCTAGGGTATGGATACGCTATCTGGCTGTTTGTCTACCTCTCCAACTCGCAGTTTGATACTCAACCGCCAAGAGCCAACAAAACCGACTCGAGTGATGGGATTGTGAGTGAACTTTCTCGAGCCGACTCGCGCCAGTTTTTGTTTCCAGTCGCGATACTGCTTGCCTTCTTTTTTGCGATCCTGTTCGCAGGAAATGGATTGCTGGCATTTGCGCCAGTATTTGTTACGGACGTATATGGTATTTCGCTCTCAATAGTCGGCATTTCTCTTCAGACAGAGTCGGTCGCAAACTTCTACTTCGCACTTCTATTGCTTAGTGCCACAGTATCGCAGCTTGCAACCGGTACCTTCGCAGATTGGTTTGATCACCGGACTGTAATCGTCATACTTTTAACCATCGCGACAATTTGCTTCGTGACATTAGCATTTTTCACCTTATCACCAGTTCTGCTTGCGATCGTCTTCGTTGTTCTCGGTGGTAGTCTATATGGCCTCAATCCAGTGCGTGATGCCCTTATTAGTAACGTCTCACCGGCGGACTATGAAGGACGAACATTTGGATATGTTTACACTGTCGCACTTATCGGTAGTTCGGCGTTTCCGGCGGCAATTGGATATATGGGTGATATAGTCGGGATTCAATTGAGCTTCATCTTCCTAGCAGTTGGAACCTTGCTCGGACTTGTAGCTATTCTCCCATTATATAGTACGAAAATATACAAGAAGGGGAACCAGTAATTATAATAAAAAGTAGTATGGAATATAAAATGATGCCCACGGCACTGCTAGATTGAGGTTGAACTGAACGGAGTTTTTGAACAAAGTTGGAAGATGCTGTTCGAAGAACTCCAAGTGGACATAACGGGTTCTTCTAATGAGGTGTTTTGGATATTCCTTGGGAATCGAATTAGAGATGGTTTTGAACGGAAATAATGTCCGGCTATTCCTCAGAGAGGTTTTGATCCATCGCTTCGTCCCCATCCTCTTCTGCAGAGTGGAGGTACTCCTTCAGTATCGGACCAAGGAGGACAAGAAGAGTCAGTATCACAAGCAAGAGTGAGAGTGGTCGGGTAACGAAAATAAGCCAGTTATCTTCGAGCTGAAGCGACCGAAAGAGGTTTTCTTCCGCGATAGGTCCGAGAACTGCCCCTAAGATGAATGCAATAATCGAATAATTGTGACGGACCATGTAGTATCCCATGATCCCAAACGCGAGGATTGCGGCTACGTCGAACCAGTTCCGGTTCAGCGTGAATGCGCCCAGAACCGACAGCACGATTACGATTGGAATGATAATACTCGAGTCGATCTGCGTGATTAGACTGAACCGCGTGATCAGCAGTAATCCGACTGCCAGAATAAGGAGGTTGCCAATAAAGATAGCGATGAAAAAGGAGTAGGTGACATGGAGTTGACTGGCGAACATGTCCGGTCCGGGACGGAGACCGTGAAGAATGAGTCCGCCGAGTAACACGGCAGTCGATCCGCTCCCGGGGATACCGAACGCTATCGTCGGGACCAAAGAGCCGCTCACAGTTGGATTGTTTGCACTCTCGGTGGCGATCACTCCACGGAGATCACCGTCCCCGAACTTCCCATCGGTGTATGTTCGTACCGCTTCAGCATACGAGACGAACGTTGAGGTTGTAGCGCCGGCACCCGGGATCATGCCGATAAATAAGCCGAGCAATCCCGATTTCGTTGTAAGGACTGGATGATCAATAACAGACTTTACGCCTGTTTTGATGTTACCAGTAACGGTAACGTTGCTGCCGGCTATTTGCTGCTGCTGGGACAACTTGATCATCTCTGCAACAGCGAACAGCCCGATCAGAATCGCTATGAAATCAATACCATCGTATAGTCCCATCTGGTCGAAGGTAAACCGAGGAGTAGGGGTCATAATCGCGAGCCCAACTGTCGATATCATGAAGCCGAAAGCGCCGGCCACGATCCCCTTGATCGGCGCACCTTTAGTAACGACTGTGATCAGGGCGATGCCAAGCACGGCGACGAGAAAGTATTCGGGGGAGCCGAATGATCGAACGATCGGAATGAGAACCGGCGTTAGAACGATAACAACGAGTGCTCCGAGGAATCCCATCAGTGCCGATGCCGTCGCGGAAATCGCGAGCGCATCCTTTGCGCGTCCGGCCTTCGTAAGCGGGTACCCGTCGAGCGTCGTAGCGGCGTTACCTGCGTCTCCAGGCGCATTGATGAGGATTGACGCGATGCTTCCGCCGTACATACCACCGCTGTAAATGCCGATCAGAAATATAATTGCATTGTGAGGTTCCATACCAACCGTGAGTGGGAGTAACATCGCCATTCCGATCGGTGCTCCAACCCCCGGAATTGACCCAATAATAATCCCTAACAGGACGCCAAAAAAGACCAGTCCGATTGTCGGCCAGGCAAATACGAGTTCGATACCGGAGAAAAACGCGTCGAGAGCCATTTAGATTCCACCTCTGTTCAAGATTTCACCTTGGTCAAACGGAATATTAGCCAGTTCCATGAATAGGAATACAAACAGAAGCGAAATAACGCCCACGAGGAGTGCGATCCGAAGAGATTGCTTAAACCAGAGTGTGTAGAGGACAACAAATAGTGGTGCAACAAATAACAAGCCAACGACGTATCCGCTCAAAATGAAGGCACTCGTGAGCAGTATCGTGAAGGCTTTACTGCTAATGCTCACGCCGAATTCGTCGGCCAGGGTTTGTTTCTCCGAGGCGTTCCGAATCTCCTCGCTGGCGTTGGCTTCCTTGTCATATTCTCCGGAGCTATCCGTGATATTAACGTCTGTATTGACAAGCATCTCCAGTGGGCCAGGAAGCCGGTCCCCCAATAAAATGAGCGCCGATCCGACGACGACGATTCCACCCATTAGCTGTGGGAAGAGGGCGGCTTCTGTCGCGTAATTCTCCACCCAGGGAATTAGTAAAAATATTGATCCAACCATCAACATCATGAATACCAACATATCTTCGGAGTCTGTGTTACCTATCATAGTAAAACTGTGGTGGCCCGTACCTGATTATCCTTCGTACTCCTCGACAAGTTCGACGACGTTATGATTTTCGTACTCCTCAAAGATTTCTTCGAAGTGTTCTCCTGTGGCGTCAATTCCCTCGTACATCAAGGCGTTACCTGTTTCTTCTTCCCATTCCTCTGCCTCGTCCGTCTCAAGTGCGTTCTCCATTTCTTCCGCCAACGTTTCGCGGACATCTTGCGGCGTCTCCGGCGGGGTGAACAGCGTTCGGTTGATGCCGTTTACCCAATCGTAATCTGGATAGCCTTCGTCTTCGACAGTCGGCGTGTCGGGAAATGTCGGACTCCCGTCTGTGTGTAGCGTAACGAGCGGGTAGACGTCGCCTGCTTCGACTGCAGAGAGCGCACCGGCATCCGAGCTGATCCCACACGGAACCTCACCGGACGCGACTGCTTCGTTGATCGCGGCGGAGCCGTCGTAACTGATCAGTTCCTCCCATTGCCAGTCGTATTCGTCGTCTTCATGAGCAAGGAGCGTGAAGATGT
This genomic window from Natronococcus occultus SP4 contains:
- a CDS encoding universal stress protein, whose protein sequence is MTIVTAVEDTERDRRVIAEGAALADAFNDELHVIHVLDRDSLEEGAAADEPGSRPTLEVARDIAADIASLETKEFTPVGRIGSPAGEIQNYTEETEARYLVVGGRKRSPIGKAVFGSITQSLLLNVESTVVTVRTESTS
- a CDS encoding IclR family transcriptional regulator, whose protein sequence is MNEQTPSREIRTITNMFQIVDVLMKQDGAQVTEIATELDLAKSTVHQQLSTLYNNGYVIKENGEYHVGLKFLTIGEYARQRREWSGLAKQMVEQLAETTNERAQFFIEEHGRAIYLYTAAGERAVQANRQSGELRYLHSSAGGKAILSRMDRERIEKIIDRWGLPQETDQTITDTDELFDELEATRERGYSINKQESISGLWAIAVPVVANGEVVGAFSVSGPRHRMEKDWFQEELPNTLLGTANELEIKIEYS
- a CDS encoding MFS transporter produces the protein MEKRLSAVVDTARVYNVVVIVSLLWFMVQFLRFVFPPLFETFQETYGVSNTETGMLFTALMIGYACMQFPAGVLGDRIGEPRVIIGGAVVFSGAAALVATGQSFLLILAGAVLIGLGTGPHKTVAIPLLSKRYKERTGLALGFMDTVGQFGGMLAPLAVVALMSFFVWQNVFVLGAVVSLVLGWLFYVTVRRDSELRTSGVITDEESSTDSNESIFKTFRTVFRNRRLLIFVAVAMAFTFSWNALSAFFPLFLTSEKGVSSGVASILYSILFIASISQTATGDISDRRDSISVAFALFALMFVAILSLIIVDSLLTLVAITVLAGIGFHGFRPVRDSYLMDVIPENVGGSAFGMIRTGMTGVGALSPAIVGYISDDAGFVAAFLSIAGIILIGAVLLVFLR
- a CDS encoding SDR family oxidoreductase, whose product is MNLELTDRTAIVAASSSGLGYASARRLLEEGANVAICSRSSDRVESAAEQLADETNVSSNRILPAVCDITERDDIEDFVETTVETFGSLDIQVNNHGGPPAVTFDEATEEQWEKSHEGVISSNRWMAQAALPYLQKSNIGSLLVVTSASARESPKNHAISNVYRLGLYGLVKTISREYGPEVRANAITPRFVMTDRIEYKIKRRADHREISEEEALQSRVEEVSLDRPGDPEEFADAVAYLASPRASYVTGEILSVDGGWSRFVL
- a CDS encoding mandelate racemase/muconate lactonizing enzyme family protein: MEVTDIETAVLGSAVDAASLPAQVGARELEISSVVVRIHTDEGITGLGESFYRSEENNHFLAESIEAMGRHVIGKDPRDIKAIWHELYLHVKRAGAYGALSAIDEALWDIAGKNAGLPVYQLLGGQTSEVNAYATFPADKTADELTEYAEWLSAKGFEAMKIGAGFGIEEDRNRIKTIMDEIPDDFGLAIDANTSYNVTDARAVAETGSEYEIEWFEEPIAHTDIQGQAELNKSVEVPISGYQTHTPHYPALDHLKANALDIYQPSLDYVGGITGATRVASLVEAFNKEMVPHALGPAINYAASLHVAAASRQCELIEFAVLDDDVDDPGRYIAGPYVENQDAITCRMVDESIHRVNRASA
- a CDS encoding Bug family tripartite tricarboxylate transporter substrate binding protein, whose protein sequence is MKVATGSVIGSSLLAGCLGDNGAGDYPPSTMTFVNAYSEGGGVDTNMREIQPYLEEELDTNFDIEYRDGAGTRVAANTVAQEPELHSIGGTLSPATPAAVAIDEYEGDELEFTLDDIRPVGTISEEAAVIRVREDEDRFTTIEELVEYGEDNPGELTVGSSGPTNRNVLSVIQLMEETDAEFQIVPYDGGGPTETALLQEEIDVAARSVYNSADVNDETLCLTIYAEENPEPDLTDDAPPVNDALGTDIDYDPSNGIQFYFVSADAADEYPDRFDTVVDALEAAMQNDEYIEDLEEIGEEDKVFHNGPDETEEILENAYETYVEFAPMFDEYVQ
- a CDS encoding tripartite tricarboxylate transporter TctB family protein, translating into MAMTQSEEDEAAEEESAPSTAFVALVRLAFPTAVLLLAVLYVENTYGRIGTDNLYYPYFIVAMIFLFVISVYVSEIKHLYNHGAEDEFIESLKKSYSEWKRSIGFVIAGAAYLSMINVLGFFISSFLGMIVIMLIGGLRDPKMIVGGTITTLVLVYVLFITIMGMNPPEGMLI